In the genome of Candidatus Desulfatibia profunda, the window AAGCCCGAGATTCCGTACAAGCCGTTGCAGATTTTTGAAAAAGCTGGAGTGTCCCCCATCCCCGCCGACGATCACCAGCCGAAGCCGTGGGTGGTTCTGCAGGTGGCAGAGGGCCGGTATTAAACGGTCCAGGCCCTTGATGGGATCGAACCGGCCGACATACAGCAGCAACAATTCATCCGCATCGAAACCAAGTTGCTGCCGGGCAGTAAGCCGGTTTAGCGGCCGGAAGCGGTTCAGATTTACGCCGCAAGGCACCACGGAAATCTTTGCAGACACAGCGTTATAGAAACGCATGAGGTCCTCTTTTTCCCTTTTGGTGGCCGCGAGGATACGGTGACACAGATTTATCAGACGCTTTTCATTGGCAATGCGAATTTCAGGTTCAGGTTCGCTGGTGCCGGCCCTGTTCTTGGAGGCGCCGAGGGTGTGAAACATGATAATATGCGGAACAGACCAGTGGTTTCGGGCCTGATGTCCCAACATCCCGGACAGCCAGTAATGACTGTGAATCAAATCGTAGCAAAGCCCAGCCTGTATCCGGAACCTTTCCAGGGCACCAAAGTAATCTCCCAAGGCGTGATAAATCTTTGCTTTGGTCATCGGTTCAACAAGACTGCTGTTCAGTTGAACCAGCCGTACATTTGCATACAGTTCCGTGACCTGAGCGGATGCGCGCGCACGGCGGCACGTAAAAATATCAATTCGATGTCCGCGGCGGCCCAGCTCGCAAGCCAGTTCGCTGATATAAACGCTCATGCCGCCGGTGTCCCTGGTGCCCAACTCTCCGATCGGGCTGGAATGAAGACTGATCATGGCGATGTTAAGCGACGCAGCTTTCATGAAATATCCGGGCTAAGGGTTCAGGTGGACCTGGCAGTTGAACAGTTGCATCGGGCTGCCTCCCAGATGTCGTTTGTATTCTTCGTTTCCTTTCAGAAATTCGTATGTATGGCGGCCCCTTTGGATACTGTCTTTAATACTGAATATTTTGCTGAGCAGCCCTACGCTCAACGAGCGAAAACGGCGATCATAGCCGTTATTATAAAGATAGACCGTCGAACGATTATCAAAGCACATGACGGCGGCGACAGTCTGCCCGTCGAGTTCCAGAAAAGAGAGCTTCAGCATTTGCCGGGCTGCCATGGCTTCAGCCAGAGATTTAAAATAAGTCGCCATCGGCCGGGTCATAAACGCCGCTTTGTCCGGCCGGCTCGATCTGAACAGCGTTAGAAATATGTGCATTTGATCACGGACCGCACCGACATCCTCGACAACGCGGTATTTGACCTGGCCGGCTTCATCCAGCCGCCGCAGCTTTCGCCGGATTTCGTGACGCTGTTTGCCGGTTAAGCGCCGGAGAAACGCTTTCCATGAAGGCGGCAATTCCAGGGTATAGGCAATATCATCCGGCCGGCAGTCTATCCGGCAGCCCAAGCTCGGTGCAATTTGGGCCAATTCGGTGAGCACGCTGGAGTCGCTGCGCACAGATTCCAAATTCAAAAGCGCTAAACCGTTATGCTTTAAATGTTCGATGAGTACCGTGAAAAATTCCGATTCCCGCTGCGGTGCAACGATAAAATCCATGTAATCGCAAAGGTCGGAGCTGCCCAGCAGGCAAGCTGCGGCGTCATTTTTGATAAGCGGTGCGATACCGATCAGGATATTTTTGTGTCGCACGGCTAGAATGCAGGGTGTCGACCCGGCGCCGAAATGGTTCCACCAAACCTGCATCCAGGCAGGCTCCATGAACAGACATTCCCATTTCAGCCGTCGGCCGGCATCGCGGCGCAAAGCCAAGACCTGGTCCAAAGTGACCGCCGTCACTGCATAGTCGTTTTTGGAAATCGCTCTGATTTATTTCTCCTGTTGAGCTTGATGTTCTCTGTGAGAAATTTGGGCCAGCTGCCAGCGAGGGCCGTTTTCGGTATCCTCGATGAGGATATGCGCCTGTTCGAGGCGATCGCGAATGGCATCGGCCTCGGTCCACTGCCGGTTGTTTCTGAAATGTTCCCTCAAAGCCAGCAGTTCCTCTACCAGGGGCGCAAGACAATCGATCGTGTTGCGCGGTGCAGATTCAATCCGGTTTCCCAAAAGGACGATCTGTTCACGCAGAATTTCCCTGGCCTGAGAAATGGTTTCCTGGCTTTCCAACTCCTGCTGCGCTTGCCATATTCTGCGATCCAGCTCCAAGAGTGCATTGGTGGTTGTTTTGGGATCATGCTGCTCGAGCCCCTCATTAAAAGCCGATTCAAGTTCCCGGACGGTGTCCCCAAAAGACCTTTCCGTGCTTTTAGCGGCGTAGTCGGCAACTTTAGGGCCTGTCGTGCTTGAGCGCCACTGACTGCCGGCATCCGATCCGCGCAGAATGTCAAGCCCGAAACAAGCGCCTTTTTCAAATATTTTTTCAACGCCCCGGCGTCGCAAGGTAACACATCCAAGGCCCTTGACCAGGACCTGTTCATTGGCAACGTCGATGATACAGGCCGTGTGCTCGTCCACCCCTAAGACGGCGACATCTTCGGGCAGTTGAGATTCAAGCAGCCTGAAACGAGGTGCGCCCATATAACAGAAGCGGGTGTCGTGCGTACCTCCTTCGGCGTTGTTCCAATGTGGAATTACGACAAGATCCATTCCAAAACGGCCCAGAAGGTTCAGGCCATCAAACCAGTGCAGCTTTTCACCCACTTTGTAAATTTCATAGACAGGCAGGGTCAAGCGTCCCACCGTCAGGGCCGCGGCGCTGGCTGCTACCAGGCATCCGCCATTTTCCACATGTCTGCTAAAAATGTCCGGGATGGCGGTTTGCCGCCATTGGCGGACCGCATAGGTCGGACTTCCAGGGCCTATCAGAATAAAATCAGCCTGCCGCAGGGTTTGCAAAGCTTGCTGAACTTCATAGTCCGTCGCCGTATCGGCGCACTGAAGAGAAGCAATGGTCATGGGCTGCCGGACATGGGAGCGGAAATAGGCCACCGCTTTTTCAGACAACTGATTCGCATTAAGCTGAAATCCGGCCGGTGTGTCCAAAAATACAGCCAGCCGAGGATCGGGCAGAATCGCCAGCAGTTCCTTATGGACTTCGACCATGGTTGCGGCCAGCTCACCGGACCCCATGAGTACGATGGTGCCTTTTGGCGACGTCATCTAAAAGACCTCTTTTTGATCCGTTTTACGCATGTTTTAAGTTTTAGGTTTCAGGTATTCCTTAACAGCGCCGATGGTTGCGGTGAACATTCTTGAGCCGGTCATGACTGTAAAGACATCATTTATATTCCCGCAGATCCTGGCAAACTCCGGCCCGATGACAACAACAGGGTCGTGGGTGTCGGGCTTTTTATTCAGGGCATTCAGGTACATATCCAAACGTTCTTTAAGTATCTGAAAATAGTCAATGTCATGACCGGTCATCAGCCCGGTGGTTGCAGATATGCTCTGCGAAAATTCATAAACCGCGTTCCAGTATAGCCTTACAAGCTGATTTTTATAAGAAACATTTTCAAGATAATACGATATGCTCCATCCGACA includes:
- a CDS encoding glycosyltransferase yields the protein MKAASLNIAMISLHSSPIGELGTRDTGGMSVYISELACELGRRGHRIDIFTCRRARASAQVTELYANVRLVQLNSSLVEPMTKAKIYHALGDYFGALERFRIQAGLCYDLIHSHYWLSGMLGHQARNHWSVPHIIMFHTLGASKNRAGTSEPEPEIRIANEKRLINLCHRILAATKREKEDLMRFYNAVSAKISVVPCGVNLNRFRPLNRLTARQQLGFDADELLLLYVGRFDPIKGLDRLIPALCHLQNHPRLRLVIVGGDGGHSSFFKNLQRLVRNLGLEHCVTFAGRVEHSVMPLYFCAANVLVIPSRYESFGLAGLEALACGTPVVAAPVGAFENVLREGQTGHVVSDETPLAFARGIEIFLPGPSSTVPAPEAVRASVLEFDWSKVAAAVTDQYTTVLKKTAPG
- a CDS encoding GNAT family N-acetyltransferase yields the protein MDQVLALRRDAGRRLKWECLFMEPAWMQVWWNHFGAGSTPCILAVRHKNILIGIAPLIKNDAAACLLGSSDLCDYMDFIVAPQRESEFFTVLIEHLKHNGLALLNLESVRSDSSVLTELAQIAPSLGCRIDCRPDDIAYTLELPPSWKAFLRRLTGKQRHEIRRKLRRLDEAGQVKYRVVEDVGAVRDQMHIFLTLFRSSRPDKAAFMTRPMATYFKSLAEAMAARQMLKLSFLELDGQTVAAVMCFDNRSTVYLYNNGYDRRFRSLSVGLLSKIFSIKDSIQRGRHTYEFLKGNEEYKRHLGGSPMQLFNCQVHLNP